In the genome of Pseudorca crassidens isolate mPseCra1 chromosome 12, mPseCra1.hap1, whole genome shotgun sequence, one region contains:
- the SRSF9 gene encoding serine/arginine-rich splicing factor 9 yields MSGWADERGGEGDGRIYVGNLPTDVREKDLEDLFYKYGRIRDIELKNRHGLVPFAFVRFEDPRDAEDAIYGRNGYDYGQCRLRVEFPRTYGGRGGWPRGGRNGPPTRRSDFRVLVSGLPPSGSWQDLKDHMREAGDVCYADVQKDGMGMVEYLRKEDMEYALRKLDDTKFRSHEGETSYIRVYPERSTSYGYSRSRSGSRGRDSPYQSRGSPHYFSPFRPY; encoded by the exons ATGTCGGGCTGGGCGGACGAGCGCGGCGGCGAGGGCGACGGACGCATCTACGTGGGGAACCTTCCGACCGACGTGCGCGAGAAAGACTTGGAGGACCTCTTCTACAAGTACGGCCGCATCCGCGACATCGAGCTAAAGAACCGGCACGGCCTCGTGCCCTTCGCCTTCGTGCGCTTCGAGGACCCGCG AGATGCTGAGGATGCAATTTATGGAAGGAATGGTTATGATTATGGCCAGTGCCGGCTTCGTGTGGAGTTCCCCAGGACTTACGGAGGTCGGGGTGGGTGGCCCCGTGGTGGGAGGAATGGGCCTCCTACAAGAAGATCTGATTTCCGAGTTCTTGTTTCAG GACTTCCTCCATCAGGCAGCTGGCAGGACCTGAAAGATCATATGCGAGAAGCTGGGGATGTCTGTTACGCAGATGTGCAGAAAGATGGAATGGGGATGGTTGAATATCTCAGAAAAGAAGACATGGAATATGCCCTGCGTAAACTGGATGACACCAAATTCCGCTCTCATGAG GGTGAAACTTCCTACATACGCGTTTATCCAGAGAGAAGCACCAGCTATGGCTACTCACGGTCTCGGTCTGGGTCAAGGGGCCGTGACTCTCCATACCAAAGCAGGGGTTCCCCACACTACTTCTCTCCTTTCAGACCCTACTGA